CACAACGGGTGGCTCGGATTTCCGTTACTTCAATCCGCATTGGATGCACGAGCAATTGGCAAACACCAACACCGAATACCGCCAAGAGTTCGCTGATCGCGTCTATACACATCTCTTCAACGACGGCTTGCTCACACCCGATCAAGCGAAAGGCGTGATCAATTCGCGAGCGGCTGAATTCGATCAGGCAATCATTGCCGAGTCAGCCCGCTGGGGCGATGCCAAACGAAGCTCACCCTACACAAAAAACGACTGGCAAAACGCGATCAACAGTGTCAACTCCTTCATCGATAACCGCTCCTCCGTCTTTCTCGATCAATTACGTAGCCAAGACTGGTACTCCGATGCCACGCCTCCAGGATTTACGGTCAACGGTACTCCGCAATTAAGTGGCCGAATCGAGAACACTGACGACGTTTCGCTCTTTTCGTCAGGTGCCACAACCTTTGACGATATCCTTCCAGCAGGAACCGTCTGGAAATACCTCGATGACGGTTCCAACCAAGGTACGGCCTGGCGCGCGTCCAACTTCAATGACGCCAACTGGAAGACGGGTAACGCCCAATTAGGTTATGGAGATGGCGACGAAGCCACCGTCGTAAGCTATGGATCGAATTCACAGAACAAACATCGAACCACTTACTTTCGCCAATCATTTAACGTTACCGATCCCAACAATTATCAAACACTGCGACTGGGAATCCAACGTGATGATGGTGCGATTGTCTACCTGAACGGGCAGGAAATCGCACGCAGCAACATGTCTGCCGGCAGCGCAAGTTACGACGACTTTGCAGCAGGTGTGGCCGGTGGCGGCGATGAATCCACCTTCTATGAATTCGATGTTGATGTGTCGCAATTAAATAACGGAAACAATGTATTCGCCGTTGAGATTCATCAAGCGAATGCCTCCAGTAGTGACATCAGTTTCGATCTAAGACTGGAAGGTGGCAGTTTCAATACGGGCAACGGAAACATTTTCTACACGACCGACGGCTCTGATCCACGACTTCCTGGTGGCGAAATCAACCCCAACGCAATTAATTTCGATGGGCTTGATCTGAACCTCACACAAACGACTGTCATGAACGCTCGTGTTCGAAACGGTAGCGAGTGGAGCCCGTTGAATGTGGCCAATTTTTTGATCGATACACCCGCCACAGCTGACAATCTCGTAATCACCGAAATCAACTACAACCCTCACGCCGCGCTGACTCAATTCGGAGACATTGACGTCGACAATGATCAATTTGAATTCGTGGAATTAGTCAACAAGAGCTCCGAACGAATCGATTTGACTGATGTCGCCTTTGTACTCGCTGACAACGAGGGAAAAAGTGAAGGCATTGAATTCAAATTCGCTACTCAAACATTAGCTCCCGGAGAACACATTGTCGTTGCTCGTAATCGGACAGCGTTTGTCTCCCGATACGGAAATTCGGTGCGCATCGCAGATCACGCCGAGATGCCAATTGGCACTGGCACCTTCGAACAAGCATTGAGCAACTCAGGCGAACTACTGACGCTTGTCGATGCTCAAGGGACCGTCATTCAACAATTTGAATACAACGACGGTGGAAATTGGCCAGGCAGGGCCGACGGGAACGGCTCCACCCTCGAAGTGACCAACAACAACATCGATTACAACGTTGGTGGTGACTGGCGATCAAGCAATGAATTCGGTGGCTCGCCCGGGTTAACCGGGACCGGCCCAATTCGAGATGTGGTCATCAATGAGATTCTAACCCACACCGATCTACCCCAAATCGACATGGTGGAATTGCACAACACGACTGATGCAACGTTGAATTTGGGCGGGTGGTACATCAGCGACAACAACTCGAACTACTTTGCATACCAACTGAATATCATCAGCGATATTATTCCCGCCAACGGTTACTTGATCGTTGACGAAACCCAGCTGGGCTTTGGCTTCAAAGGACAGGAATCGGATGATGCTTGGCTAATTTCTGCAGATCTCAACGGAAAACCAATTCGGTTTGCCGACCATGCCGAATTTGGAGCAACCCCAAATGGGGTCGCCCTCGGATTGTGGCCAAATGGGGACAAACGCCTGTTTCCAATGCAGTCCAACACGCTCGGCGCAGCCAACAGCGGACCCTTGCTGAGCGACATCTATCTCGGAGAAGTTCATTACCATCCAGCCGAGACTGATTCGCCCAATATCCCACGCGACGAACTCGAGTTTGTCGAGGTAGTGAATAATAGCGGTAGCCCTGCCGACATCAGCCACTGGCGACTCAACAATGCCGTCGACTTCCAATTCCCTGAAAATTCCGTGCTGGCGAACGGACAAAGAATCACTTTAGTGAGATTTGATCCGCAGGTTGAAACAGCAAAAAGGGATGCCTTCCGTGATATCCATGGAATGAATCCTAACGCTGTCCTGATTGGCCCCTACTCCGGCGTACTCGACAATGGCGGAGAACGGCTCGAACTGGAACGGCCTGAAGATCTACAACAACTGGGCCTCGGGTTTGTTTTAGTCGATCGAGTCGTTTACGAAGACGATTCCCCCTGGCCCACAGCAGCTGATGGACAAGGAAAATCCTTACATCGTAACGCGACAATCTCCTTCGGAGACTTCAACACAAGCTGGGAGGCGGCAACGCCCTCGCCAGGCACGGGAGAAATGACCGTCAACGTCGACCCCGTCGCCGGGGACGACCAGTATTCTGTCGACGAGGGGGAGTCGCTCGATGTGACGGGTCCGGGAGTGCTCGAAAATGACACGGATCAAGATGGAGACACTCTAAATGTCACCTTATTGACCACAACCAGCAACGGCTCCTTAACACTTATGTCGAATGGCTCCTTTACCTACTCACATCACGGTGGAGAGACAACCAGTGATCAGTTTACCTATCGAGTATCCGATGGAGCAGGTGGAACCGATACAGGAACAGTCGCGATTGACGTTTTGCCTGTTAATGACCTGCCAGTCACGGATAACGACTCCTTCTCCGTGCCCGAAGGAGACACTTTAATCATTAGCAGTCCGGGAGTTCTTGAAAACGATCAGGATCCGGACGGCGATCCGTTGACTGCAACGGTCGTCACACCCCCAGAATCTGGCTTGTTAGTGTTGAACCCAGAGGGTGGCTTCTCCTATACACATGACGGCAGCCAAACGCTGAGTGACAGCTTTGTCTACCGTGCCAACGATGGAAACGGCGGCACGCAAACTGCAACTGTCAATTTAAACATTCAGCCAGTCAATGACGCACCCGTTGGTGTCAACGACAATTTCACAACTGCCGAAGGTGCAACGCTGGAGGTCATCGCTCCCGGACTACTGGACAACGATTCTGACCCAGATGGTGATCAGCTCAATGCTACGCTCGTGAACCCCACGACTCGAGGTACGCTTCAACTAAATCCTGACGGCTCTTTCATTTACCAACATGATGGCAGCGAAACCCTAACGGACTCGTTCACCTACCAAGTGGATGACAATCTTGGAAAAACGGACACTGCGACCGTCACCCTCACCATCCAGCCCGTCAACGACGCACCAGTGGCCTTGCCTGACAGTTATTCTGTTTCGTCGAAAGAGACTCTAACAGTCAGCAGCCCAGGGCTACTCGCCAACGACACGGATACCGACAACAGCGACCTTACAACCATACTTGCCGACAATGTAACGAACGGCACACTGACCTTACATCCGGATGGTTCCTTTACGTACACCAATACGATGGGAGGAGAAGATTCGTTCCGTTACTTGGTTTATGATGGCACGCTCGAAAGTGATGCAGTCAGGGTAACAATCGACGTCGTTGCCGTCAGCGTCCCCGGCGACTTCGACGCGAACGGTGACGTGACGATCGTTGACGTCAATCTTCTCTCGGAGGCCATTAAGGGATCATCGGAAGATCTTGCATTTGATCTGTCGGCGGATGGAACGGTCAATCTTGATGATTTGGACATTCTGATCCTGAATATCCTCGGCACTTTTTATGGTGATGCGAATCTGGATGGAAGATTTGACTCAAGTGACTTAGTCAACGCGTTTCAGGCCGGCGAGTACGAAGATGACGTCATGGGCAATTCCACCTGGT
This DNA window, taken from Pirellulaceae bacterium, encodes the following:
- a CDS encoding Ig-like domain-containing protein, which gives rise to MQLGSKYRRGRRNRFSLESLEARQLLAGDLMISEFMADNNTTLVDEDGDSSDWIEVYNSGTEDIALEGWHLTDNQTELDKWSFPNQTLAAGNFLLVHASGKDRSPPGGELHTNFKLSRNGEFLALTHDDSNASQGFEIASQFTTAFPSLAADISYGIGQSVTVNSLVESGNTTRLFYPTDGSLGNSWTTIGFSDGSWTSGTNAVGYEQSVPGFTVHDAHSTGQITNIAGAEMVLAGSGVQSETTTIAPVVNFQDPGGGGGLGNYGDPDLFPNDQGGDDNDFALRATGTVFIPSSGTWTFGTNSDDGVRVWIDDNLVIDDDSLHAPENRFGQTNLSAGAHTIELVFFERGGGAEVELFAAQGSYSTFNSNAFDLIGDVANGGLVVETIPGSDTVSTGFSGVIETDVLASMYDTASGAYVRIPFLPQNVENLDSLSLRMRYDDGFVAYLNGVEVARRNAPANVSYNSTATSDRSDNDALLIEDIDISAQLSLLTANTINILAIHALNDSIDSDEFLSISELAEVSVNESAEVYFTEPTPGSFNSATGVAGFLIDEIELSHSHGFYDVPFQLTIAAATAGTTIRYTVDGTEPTESNGTVYTAPITISGTTTLRSRAFKNGLDPSNVETATYLFVEDILLQSQSGNPPAGFPSSTNINGQTLDYGMDPTIVNSGTWGPQLESALKQVPSMSIVMDIDDLLGSSKGIYTHAGNHGKAWEREISLELINPDESQNFQINAGLRIRGGFSRSGGNPKHAFRLFFRDEYGENRLNFPLFGEEGVDDFKKFDLRTTQNYSWAFQGSGSNAFVRDVFSRDLQGEMGHAYTRSRFYHLYINGQYWGLYQTEERPEANFAESYLGGDADDYDVVKSTGSSGGYQNEATDGNTQAYQRLANYFYQAGGLSDAKMSDYWKAQGLNSDGTINPAYERLLDVENLIDYMILTYYTSDADGPGSKFTRPRINNYFTVFNRESPDGFKFFEHDSEHSLDRGNAAGANYNMVTPLTTGGSDFRYFNPHWMHEQLANTNTEYRQEFADRVYTHLFNDGLLTPDQAKGVINSRAAEFDQAIIAESARWGDAKRSSPYTKNDWQNAINSVNSFIDNRSSVFLDQLRSQDWYSDATPPGFTVNGTPQLSGRIENTDDVSLFSSGATTFDDILPAGTVWKYLDDGSNQGTAWRASNFNDANWKTGNAQLGYGDGDEATVVSYGSNSQNKHRTTYFRQSFNVTDPNNYQTLRLGIQRDDGAIVYLNGQEIARSNMSAGSASYDDFAAGVAGGGDESTFYEFDVDVSQLNNGNNVFAVEIHQANASSSDISFDLRLEGGSFNTGNGNIFYTTDGSDPRLPGGEINPNAINFDGLDLNLTQTTVMNARVRNGSEWSPLNVANFLIDTPATADNLVITEINYNPHAALTQFGDIDVDNDQFEFVELVNKSSERIDLTDVAFVLADNEGKSEGIEFKFATQTLAPGEHIVVARNRTAFVSRYGNSVRIADHAEMPIGTGTFEQALSNSGELLTLVDAQGTVIQQFEYNDGGNWPGRADGNGSTLEVTNNNIDYNVGGDWRSSNEFGGSPGLTGTGPIRDVVINEILTHTDLPQIDMVELHNTTDATLNLGGWYISDNNSNYFAYQLNIISDIIPANGYLIVDETQLGFGFKGQESDDAWLISADLNGKPIRFADHAEFGATPNGVALGLWPNGDKRLFPMQSNTLGAANSGPLLSDIYLGEVHYHPAETDSPNIPRDELEFVEVVNNSGSPADISHWRLNNAVDFQFPENSVLANGQRITLVRFDPQVETAKRDAFRDIHGMNPNAVLIGPYSGVLDNGGERLELERPEDLQQLGLGFVLVDRVVYEDDSPWPTAADGQGKSLHRNATISFGDFNTSWEAATPSPGTGEMTVNVDPVAGDDQYSVDEGESLDVTGPGVLENDTDQDGDTLNVTLLTTTSNGSLTLMSNGSFTYSHHGGETTSDQFTYRVSDGAGGTDTGTVAIDVLPVNDLPVTDNDSFSVPEGDTLIISSPGVLENDQDPDGDPLTATVVTPPESGLLVLNPEGGFSYTHDGSQTLSDSFVYRANDGNGGTQTATVNLNIQPVNDAPVGVNDNFTTAEGATLEVIAPGLLDNDSDPDGDQLNATLVNPTTRGTLQLNPDGSFIYQHDGSETLTDSFTYQVDDNLGKTDTATVTLTIQPVNDAPVALPDSYSVSSKETLTVSSPGLLANDTDTDNSDLTTILADNVTNGTLTLHPDGSFTYTNTMGGEDSFRYLVYDGTLESDAVRVTIDVVAVSVPGDFDANGDVTIVDVNLLSEAIKGSSEDLAFDLSADGTVNLDDLDILILNILGTFYGDANLDGRFDSSDLVNAFQAGEYEDDVMGNSTWSDGDWNSDGDFTTADLVKSFQSGVYEQPAAASAAISSTLAATLPTETTRDLREEVILTEPTSNVPISNEPSERGTTNLELQSRDLIFADNEFANFELDSRLKDLSDHLLESLNDDF